A part of Antechinus flavipes isolate AdamAnt ecotype Samford, QLD, Australia chromosome 6, AdamAnt_v2, whole genome shotgun sequence genomic DNA contains:
- the LOC127541366 gene encoding glucosamine-6-phosphate isomerase 1-like, whose amino-acid sequence MDEYVGLPCDHPESLHSFMWNKLFKHTDFCPENTHLLDGNAADLEAECNAFEEKIKAAGEIELFVGGVGLHGHIAFNEPGSSLESRTRVKTLAMDTILANAKLFKGDFSKVPPLVLTVGVATIMDAKEVMVLITGAQKALALYMAIEKGINHMWTVSALQKHPRTVFVCDEDVTLELKVKTVKYFKGLMDVHNKLVEPLHSMKEKETEKNQSSKKPYSD is encoded by the coding sequence ATGGATGAGTATGTGGGTCTCCCATGTGATCACCCTGAGAGCCTCCACTCCTTCATGTGGAATAAACTCTTCAAGCACACTGACTTTTGCCCTGAAAATACCCATCTCCTGGATGGAAATGCAGCTGATCTAGAGGCAGAGTGCAATGCTTTTGAAGAGAAGATCAAGGCAGCTGGAGAAATTGAGCTATTTGTTGGAGGTGTTGGCTTGCATGGGCATATTGCCTTCAATGAGCCTGGCTCAAGTCTGGAGTCTAGAACTCGGGTAAAGACTCTCGCCATGGATACCATCCTAGCCAATGCCAAGCTCTTTAAAGGAGATTTTTCAAAAGTTCCCCCATTGGTTCTGACTGTGGGTGTAGCCACAATCATGGATGCCAAGGAGGTCATGGTCCTTATTACTGGGGCCCAGAAGGCACTTGCATTGTACATGGCCATTGAGAAGGGGATAAATCACATGTGGACTGTGTCTGCCCTCCAGAAGCACCCTCGTACAGTATTTGTGTGTGATGAAGATGTCACACTGGAGCTTAAAGTGAAAACTGTCAAGTATTTCAAAGGATTGATGGATGTTCATAACAAGCTAGTGGAACCACTGCAcagtatgaaagaaaaagaaacagagaaaaaccaATCTTCCAAGAAACCATACAGTGACTAA